DNA sequence from the Carnobacterium funditum DSM 5970 genome:
GCAGCCAAGATAGCTTTAGCATTAATTTCTGAGATAACCATTTTTTCATTTAATAGAGTTCCATCCATATCTGACGCAATGAGTTTAATCATGATTAAATTTCCTCCTAATTTCCGTTTTATCCTAATTTAGTTTACCATTTATTCGATGAAAAAAGTATCCATACCTATTATTTTTAAGTTAATCGTGAATGAGAAGGCTAACTAAAATACTTGTGTGAAAAGGCAAAATTTAGTACGATACAGACTAAAGCAGAATCAATGAGAGAAGGCTAAGATGTGTCGATATCAATTAAAAATGATTGGGCACCAATTTTAAATCAGCCCAATTTAGACTCAACATATAAAAAATTAGCATTATTTTTGGCAGAAGAATATCGGGATCAAACAATTTATCCGGAAAAAACTCACATCTGGCAAGCGTTTGAATGGACACCTTATCATAAAGTCCGAGTAGTTATATTGGGGCAAGATCCTTATCACGGACCTAATCAAGCTCATGGTCTTAGTTTTTCTGTAAATCCTGGTGTCAAAACGCCTCCCTCTTTAGTAAATATCTATAAAGAACTCGAAGCGGATTTAGGTTATATGCCAGTTAACCATGGATACTTAAAATCGTGGGCAGATCAAGGGGTGCTGTTATTGAACACTGTTTTGACTGTTCGTAAAGGGGAAGCTCATTCTCATCGGAAAAAAGGCTGGGAAGAGGTTACTGATCAAGTTATAAAAGCGTTAAATGAACGTGAAGAGCCAATCGTTTTTCTTTTATGGGGAAAACCGTCTATAAAGAAAAGAAATCTAATTAATGAAGATAAGCATATAGTCTTAACCGCTCCACATCCAAGCCCTCTATCAGCGTATCGTGGTTTTTTTGGATCGAAGCCTTTTTCAAAAGCAAACGAAGCATTAAAAAAAATGAAACAAGATCCGATTAACTGGCAACTCCCAGATGAAGTCTGAGTTTGAAACAGAACAATTGAAATGATTGGAACTGTACTAGTTTAAATGAATAGATTATGAGGAATTCAATTAAATAAGGTGTTTTCTTGAGAAACAGAGTGAAAAAACTGTTATTTCCTGTTGAGAAATAGTATGATAGGTAAGAAGTGAAAAAACACACAAAGTGGAGGGAATTAACGTGGAATTATTTGATAGTT
Encoded proteins:
- a CDS encoding uracil-DNA glycosylase gives rise to the protein MSISIKNDWAPILNQPNLDSTYKKLALFLAEEYRDQTIYPEKTHIWQAFEWTPYHKVRVVILGQDPYHGPNQAHGLSFSVNPGVKTPPSLVNIYKELEADLGYMPVNHGYLKSWADQGVLLLNTVLTVRKGEAHSHRKKGWEEVTDQVIKALNEREEPIVFLLWGKPSIKKRNLINEDKHIVLTAPHPSPLSAYRGFFGSKPFSKANEALKKMKQDPINWQLPDEV